One window of Magallana gigas chromosome 2, xbMagGiga1.1, whole genome shotgun sequence genomic DNA carries:
- the LOC117680662 gene encoding ATP-binding cassette sub-family C member 4-like isoform X3, whose translation MEKSWNTHVKKCEDNEENPSLYWAVIAEFKWEWGVNGFFLIASEGIRIVQPYLIGRIISYFQPGTTLSQTEVYIYATVVVVSHILQLIVNPKYYFNSQHIALKMKVALASLIYRKILKMSSWSKHSTTSGKIINHLSTDLEKFSYTIESFHFCWLGPLEIVVILYLLYQQIGLISLLTLTIILVLLPLQVMMGWIYGKLRMKIGAAGDKRIHLMNQIISGMRVIKMYCWEKPFSEIVFNIRGLEVSEIWKANIAKSINMGLFQSASVVISMALFGTAWYTGVPLSTQRIYSTLGWVFCLRFTIFLFMMHLVEDNKQLASSLKRIQSFLTVEDMKVFSESEERAKSMEKRDVSVCIRDMTASWLGPHPQDKGSFADNVQDQGMKKPFSLKNIDLDVRKGELLAVVGPVGSGKTSLLLSLLKEFPSETGQVCVQGRLGYMAQTPWVMSGTFQANVTFGENVEQERYRQVLHACALYKDLEFMRLGDQTLVGERGLLLSGGQKARLTLARTVYRKADVYLLDDPLGAVDTEVGSHLFQRCICELLRGTTRILVTHQLQYLRSADRIVLLTEGKVVSVGTYDELVRQGTEFSSILTRYEKDIEDKNGRQEKSVNVQGEKSTEAVGDCEFGETGDVGWNVYKDYYLSGRPWLYLPLTIFLLLIAYAVYGYGDWHLAKWAELSDSLNLRTQNGSYSLYPVMDKISPVHPTLLSNFTTEGSLITLQGDELMQQYLVAMSVFVVGISLFSLVYFRMSVIISKRLHNNVFRVVMGAKTHFFDSNPVGQILNKFARDLGLIDSVIPTLTNTVVEIIVRLAMQIGITCIINPYLLLPLTPLVIVIYLVRWFSLPTTRNMKRLEAMTQSPIFSHISDTLVGLQSIRALGMSQKFLRDFDRFQDRHTSAFFLFLSANRWFSLRSLFFLDIYFILVILLSLVLRDMIGLSGGLFGMALNYLLTMADPFESMMRKSADLNTQMTSVERIMSYTKLEQEAPKVSNSPPPCSWPQNGEIKLVNVGLQYSSDTDQVLHNITCLINSREKIGIVGRTGTGKSSLLAALLRLAEPTGEIYIDDVNVLKIGLHKLRNKISVIPQDPVLFSGTLRKNLDPFEEYTDDQLWIALEQVQLKVKVQSEREGLYMEVFDSGQNMSVGQKQLVCLARAILRQNNILVLDEVTANVDHNTDRLIQETIRSRFKNCTVLTVAHRIHTIMDSSRVMVLNQGKLVEFDTPYQLLQIEDGFFRNLVQQTGKAQAKVLQTLAENYHKERS comes from the exons ATGGAAAA ATCCTGGAATACCCATGTGAAAAAATGTGAAGATAACGAGGAAAATCCAAGTTTGTACTGGGCAGTGATTGCAGAGTTCAAATGGGAGTGGGGTGTCAATGGCTTCTTTCTTATCGCCTCT GAAGGCATCAGGATTGTTCAGCCCTACCTTATTGGTCGGATCATCTCCTACTTCCAGCCTGGGACCACCTTGTCACAAACGGAGGTGTACATCTACGCGACGGTGGTGGTAGTCAGCCACATTCTACAGCTGATCGTCAATCCCAAGTACTACTTCAATAGCCAACATATTgctttgaaaatgaaagtagctCTGGCTAGCCTTATTTATAGAAAG ATACTGAAAATGAGCAGCTGGTCTAAACATTCGACGACTTCTGGAAAAATTATCAACCATTTGTCAACGGATTTGGAAAAATTCTCATAT ACGATCGAGAGCTTCCATTTTTGTTGGCTGGGTCCCCTGGAGATTGTGGTTATCCTGTACTTATTGTACCAACAGATCGGTCTGATCAGCCTCCTTACTTTGACTATTATATTGGTTCTGCTACCCCTACAGGTCATGATGGGATGGATTTATGGAAAACTGAG GATGAAGATAGGAGCTGCAGGAGACAAAAGGATCCATTTGATGAACCAGATAATCTCTGGGATGAGAGTTATTAAAATGTACTGCTGGGAGAAACCATTCAGTGAAATTGTGTTTAACATCAGAGG ATTAGAGGTGTCCGAGATATGGAAAGCCAATATTGCCAAGTCCATCAACATGGGTTTGTTCCAGAGTGCCTCTGTGGTCATCAGCATGGCCCTGTTTGGAACAGCGTGGTACACGGGGGTTCCCCTGTCCACCCAGAGGATCTACAGCACCCTGGGCTGGGTCTTTTGTCTCCGCTTTACCATCTTCCTCTTTATGATGCATCTGGTGGAAGATAACAAGCAGCTGGCATCTTCCCTCAAAAGAATACAG TCTTTCCTCACAGTGGAGGATATGAAGGTCTTTTCCGAGTCTGAAGAGAGGGCCAAGTCGATGGAGAAGAGGGATGTGTCTGTCTGTATCAGGGACATGACCGCCAGCTGGCTCGGGCCCCACCCCCAGGACAAGGGGAGTTTTGCCGATAACGTTCAAGACCAG GGGATGAAAAAACCATTTTCTTTGAAGAATATTGATCTTGATGTCAGAAAG GGAGAACTCCTGGCAGTAGTGGGGCCAGTTGGTTCTGGAAAG ACATCTCTTCTTTTGAGCCTTCTTAAAGAATTTCCGTCTGAGACAGGACAGGTTTGTGTGCAGGGCAGGCTGGGATACATGGCTCAGACGCCGTGGGTCATGTCTGGAACCTTTCAGGCCAACGTCACGTTTGGAGAGAATGTGGAGCAAGAGAGATATCGCCAGGTGCTACATGCGTGTGCTTTATACAAG GACCTTGAGTTCATGAGACTAGGTGACCAGACCTTGGTTGGTGAGAGAGGTTTGTTGCTGAGCGGGGGTCAGAAGGCCAGACTCACACTTGCAAG GACGGTGTACAGGAAGGCAGATGTGTACCTTCTGGACGATCCCCTGGGGGCGGTGGACACAGAAGTGGGCAGTCACCTGTTCCAGAG ATGTATTTGTGAGTTGCTGAGAGGGACCACCAGGATTTTGGTGACTCATCAGCTGCAGTATCTAAGGTCAGCTGACAGAATTGTTCTTCTGACAGAG GGTAAAGTGGTAAGTGTTGGAACATATGATGAACTCGTGAGACAGGGGACAGAATTTTCCTCGATCCTTACTAGGTATGAAAAAGACATAGAAGACAAAAATGGGAGGCAGGAAAAATCTGTCAATGTACAGGGAGAAAAG AGCACTGAGGCGGTCGGTGATTGTGAATTTGGGGAGACCGGGGACGTTGGTTGGAATGTCTACAAGGACTACTACCTCTCCGGCCGGCCATGGCTGTACCTACCACTGACCATATTCCTTCTTCTGATTGCCTAT GCTGTTTATGGATATGGAGACTGGCATCTAGCTAAATG GGCTGAACTCTCAGATTCTCTTAACTTAAGGACACAAAATGGATCATATTCGCTTTATCCAGTGATGGATAAAATTTCCCCTGTACACCCAACTCTCCTCAGCAACTTTACCACCGAGGGGTCCCTAATCACCCTCCAGGGAGACGAGTTGATGCAGCAGTACCTGGTGGCCATGTCTGTCTTTGTGGTGGGAATCAGCCTCTTCAGCCTGGTGTACTTCAGAATGTCAGTCATTATCAGCAAGAGACTTCACAACAACGTGTTCCGGGTGGTGATGGGGGCCAAGACCCATTTCTTTGACTCAAACCCTGTGG GTCAAATATTGAACAAATTTGCAAGAGACTTGGGATTGATAGATTCAGTCATACCTACATTAACAAACACTGTTGTAGAG ATAATCGTTCGCTTGGCCATGCAAATTGGTATAACCTGTATCATCAATCCATACTTGCTGTTACCTCTGACTCCCTTGGTTATAGTGATTTACCTAGTAAGATGGTTTTCGTTACCGACCACCAGAAATATGAAACGCTTAGAGGCCATGA CCCAGAGTCCTATCTTCTCCCACATCTCGGACACTCTGGTGGGTCTCCAGTCAATCCGAGCCCTGGGGATGAGTCAAAAGTTCCTGCGGGATTTTGACAGATTCCAGGACCGACACACCAGCGCCTTCTTCCTGTTTCTGTCCGCCAACCGCTGGTTCAGTCTGCGCTCTCTATTCTTCCTTGACATCTACTTTATCCTTGTCATCCTGTTGTCATTGGTTCTCAGGGACA TGATTGGATTATCCGGGGGACTCTTTGGAATGGCTCTTAACTATTTGCTGACAATGGCCGACCCTTTTGAGAGCATGATGAGAAAATCTGCTGACCTTAACACACAG ATGACATCTGTGGAAAGAATCATGTCTTACACAAAGTTAGAACAGGAGGCACCAAAAGTCTCCAATTCCCCGCCCCCTTGCTCTTGGCCTCAAAATGGGGAGATTAAACTAGTCAATGTAGGACTACAGTACTCATCTGATACTGACCAAGTCTTACACAATATAACCTGCCTTATCAACAGCAGAGAGAAG ATTGGGATTGTGGGGAGGACTGGAACAGGGAAAAGTTCTTTACTGGCCGCTTTACTGAGGTTAGCTGAGCCTACAGGAGAGATTTACATCGACGATGTCAATGTGTTAAAAATCGGCCTACACAAACTCAGAAATAAAATCTCTGTCATTCCACAG gATCCAGTATTATTCAGTGGTACTTTAAGGAAAAATTTGGATCCTTTTGAGGAATACACAGATGACCAGCTATGGATAGCACTAGAACAG GTGCAACTCAAGGTGAAAGTTCAGAGTGAGAGGGAGGGACTGTACATGGAGGTGTTTGACAGCGGACAGAACATGAGTGTGGGGCAGAAACAGCTTGTGTGTCTGGCCAGGGCCATCCTCCGACAGAACAACATACTGGTGCTGGACGAGGTCACGGCTAATGTGGATCACAA CACTGACAGGTTGATACAGGAAACAATTAGAAGTCGGTTCAAGAATTGTACGGTCCTGACAGTTGCCCACAGGATTCATACCATTATGGACTCCAGTAGAGTCATG GTTTTAAATCAAGGAAAACTTGTTGAATTTGATACACCATATCAACTTCTACAGATAGAAGATGGATTCTTCAGAAATCTGGTCCAACAGACTGGAAAAGCCCAGGCAAAGGTTTTACAGACATTAGCTGAGAATTACCACAAAGAGAGATCttga
- the LOC117680662 gene encoding ATP-binding cassette sub-family C member 4-like isoform X4, which yields MKVALASLIYRKILKMSSWSKHSTTSGKIINHLSTDLEKFSYTIESFHFCWLGPLEIVVILYLLYQQIGLISLLTLTIILVLLPLQVMMGWIYGKLRMKIGAAGDKRIHLMNQIISGMRVIKMYCWEKPFSEIVFNIRGLEVSEIWKANIAKSINMGLFQSASVVISMALFGTAWYTGVPLSTQRIYSTLGWVFCLRFTIFLFMMHLVEDNKQLASSLKRIQSFLTVEDMKVFSESEERAKSMEKRDVSVCIRDMTASWLGPHPQDKGSFADNVQDQGMKKPFSLKNIDLDVRKGELLAVVGPVGSGKTSLLLSLLKEFPSETGQVCVQGRLGYMAQTPWVMSGTFQANVTFGENVEQERYRQVLHACALYKDLEFMRLGDQTLVGERGLLLSGGQKARLTLARTVYRKADVYLLDDPLGAVDTEVGSHLFQRCICELLRGTTRILVTHQLQYLRSADRIVLLTEGKVVSVGTYDELVRQGTEFSSILTRYEKDIEDKNGRQEKSVNVQGEKSTEAVGDCEFGETGDVGWNVYKDYYLSGRPWLYLPLTIFLLLIAYAVYGYGDWHLAKWAELSDSLNLRTQNGSYSLYPVMDKISPVHPTLLSNFTTEGSLITLQGDELMQQYLVAMSVFVVGISLFSLVYFRMSVIISKRLHNNVFRVVMGAKTHFFDSNPVGQILNKFARDLGLIDSVIPTLTNTVVEIIVRLAMQIGITCIINPYLLLPLTPLVIVIYLVRWFSLPTTRNMKRLEAMTQSPIFSHISDTLVGLQSIRALGMSQKFLRDFDRFQDRHTSAFFLFLSANRWFSLRSLFFLDIYFILVILLSLVLRDMIGLSGGLFGMALNYLLTMADPFESMMRKSADLNTQMTSVERIMSYTKLEQEAPKVSNSPPPCSWPQNGEIKLVNVGLQYSSDTDQVLHNITCLINSREKIGIVGRTGTGKSSLLAALLRLAEPTGEIYIDDVNVLKIGLHKLRNKISVIPQDPVLFSGTLRKNLDPFEEYTDDQLWIALEQVQLKVKVQSEREGLYMEVFDSGQNMSVGQKQLVCLARAILRQNNILVLDEVTANVDHNTDRLIQETIRSRFKNCTVLTVAHRIHTIMDSSRVMVLNQGKLVEFDTPYQLLQIEDGFFRNLVQQTGKAQAKVLQTLAENYHKERS from the exons atgaaagtagctCTGGCTAGCCTTATTTATAGAAAG ATACTGAAAATGAGCAGCTGGTCTAAACATTCGACGACTTCTGGAAAAATTATCAACCATTTGTCAACGGATTTGGAAAAATTCTCATAT ACGATCGAGAGCTTCCATTTTTGTTGGCTGGGTCCCCTGGAGATTGTGGTTATCCTGTACTTATTGTACCAACAGATCGGTCTGATCAGCCTCCTTACTTTGACTATTATATTGGTTCTGCTACCCCTACAGGTCATGATGGGATGGATTTATGGAAAACTGAG GATGAAGATAGGAGCTGCAGGAGACAAAAGGATCCATTTGATGAACCAGATAATCTCTGGGATGAGAGTTATTAAAATGTACTGCTGGGAGAAACCATTCAGTGAAATTGTGTTTAACATCAGAGG ATTAGAGGTGTCCGAGATATGGAAAGCCAATATTGCCAAGTCCATCAACATGGGTTTGTTCCAGAGTGCCTCTGTGGTCATCAGCATGGCCCTGTTTGGAACAGCGTGGTACACGGGGGTTCCCCTGTCCACCCAGAGGATCTACAGCACCCTGGGCTGGGTCTTTTGTCTCCGCTTTACCATCTTCCTCTTTATGATGCATCTGGTGGAAGATAACAAGCAGCTGGCATCTTCCCTCAAAAGAATACAG TCTTTCCTCACAGTGGAGGATATGAAGGTCTTTTCCGAGTCTGAAGAGAGGGCCAAGTCGATGGAGAAGAGGGATGTGTCTGTCTGTATCAGGGACATGACCGCCAGCTGGCTCGGGCCCCACCCCCAGGACAAGGGGAGTTTTGCCGATAACGTTCAAGACCAG GGGATGAAAAAACCATTTTCTTTGAAGAATATTGATCTTGATGTCAGAAAG GGAGAACTCCTGGCAGTAGTGGGGCCAGTTGGTTCTGGAAAG ACATCTCTTCTTTTGAGCCTTCTTAAAGAATTTCCGTCTGAGACAGGACAGGTTTGTGTGCAGGGCAGGCTGGGATACATGGCTCAGACGCCGTGGGTCATGTCTGGAACCTTTCAGGCCAACGTCACGTTTGGAGAGAATGTGGAGCAAGAGAGATATCGCCAGGTGCTACATGCGTGTGCTTTATACAAG GACCTTGAGTTCATGAGACTAGGTGACCAGACCTTGGTTGGTGAGAGAGGTTTGTTGCTGAGCGGGGGTCAGAAGGCCAGACTCACACTTGCAAG GACGGTGTACAGGAAGGCAGATGTGTACCTTCTGGACGATCCCCTGGGGGCGGTGGACACAGAAGTGGGCAGTCACCTGTTCCAGAG ATGTATTTGTGAGTTGCTGAGAGGGACCACCAGGATTTTGGTGACTCATCAGCTGCAGTATCTAAGGTCAGCTGACAGAATTGTTCTTCTGACAGAG GGTAAAGTGGTAAGTGTTGGAACATATGATGAACTCGTGAGACAGGGGACAGAATTTTCCTCGATCCTTACTAGGTATGAAAAAGACATAGAAGACAAAAATGGGAGGCAGGAAAAATCTGTCAATGTACAGGGAGAAAAG AGCACTGAGGCGGTCGGTGATTGTGAATTTGGGGAGACCGGGGACGTTGGTTGGAATGTCTACAAGGACTACTACCTCTCCGGCCGGCCATGGCTGTACCTACCACTGACCATATTCCTTCTTCTGATTGCCTAT GCTGTTTATGGATATGGAGACTGGCATCTAGCTAAATG GGCTGAACTCTCAGATTCTCTTAACTTAAGGACACAAAATGGATCATATTCGCTTTATCCAGTGATGGATAAAATTTCCCCTGTACACCCAACTCTCCTCAGCAACTTTACCACCGAGGGGTCCCTAATCACCCTCCAGGGAGACGAGTTGATGCAGCAGTACCTGGTGGCCATGTCTGTCTTTGTGGTGGGAATCAGCCTCTTCAGCCTGGTGTACTTCAGAATGTCAGTCATTATCAGCAAGAGACTTCACAACAACGTGTTCCGGGTGGTGATGGGGGCCAAGACCCATTTCTTTGACTCAAACCCTGTGG GTCAAATATTGAACAAATTTGCAAGAGACTTGGGATTGATAGATTCAGTCATACCTACATTAACAAACACTGTTGTAGAG ATAATCGTTCGCTTGGCCATGCAAATTGGTATAACCTGTATCATCAATCCATACTTGCTGTTACCTCTGACTCCCTTGGTTATAGTGATTTACCTAGTAAGATGGTTTTCGTTACCGACCACCAGAAATATGAAACGCTTAGAGGCCATGA CCCAGAGTCCTATCTTCTCCCACATCTCGGACACTCTGGTGGGTCTCCAGTCAATCCGAGCCCTGGGGATGAGTCAAAAGTTCCTGCGGGATTTTGACAGATTCCAGGACCGACACACCAGCGCCTTCTTCCTGTTTCTGTCCGCCAACCGCTGGTTCAGTCTGCGCTCTCTATTCTTCCTTGACATCTACTTTATCCTTGTCATCCTGTTGTCATTGGTTCTCAGGGACA TGATTGGATTATCCGGGGGACTCTTTGGAATGGCTCTTAACTATTTGCTGACAATGGCCGACCCTTTTGAGAGCATGATGAGAAAATCTGCTGACCTTAACACACAG ATGACATCTGTGGAAAGAATCATGTCTTACACAAAGTTAGAACAGGAGGCACCAAAAGTCTCCAATTCCCCGCCCCCTTGCTCTTGGCCTCAAAATGGGGAGATTAAACTAGTCAATGTAGGACTACAGTACTCATCTGATACTGACCAAGTCTTACACAATATAACCTGCCTTATCAACAGCAGAGAGAAG ATTGGGATTGTGGGGAGGACTGGAACAGGGAAAAGTTCTTTACTGGCCGCTTTACTGAGGTTAGCTGAGCCTACAGGAGAGATTTACATCGACGATGTCAATGTGTTAAAAATCGGCCTACACAAACTCAGAAATAAAATCTCTGTCATTCCACAG gATCCAGTATTATTCAGTGGTACTTTAAGGAAAAATTTGGATCCTTTTGAGGAATACACAGATGACCAGCTATGGATAGCACTAGAACAG GTGCAACTCAAGGTGAAAGTTCAGAGTGAGAGGGAGGGACTGTACATGGAGGTGTTTGACAGCGGACAGAACATGAGTGTGGGGCAGAAACAGCTTGTGTGTCTGGCCAGGGCCATCCTCCGACAGAACAACATACTGGTGCTGGACGAGGTCACGGCTAATGTGGATCACAA CACTGACAGGTTGATACAGGAAACAATTAGAAGTCGGTTCAAGAATTGTACGGTCCTGACAGTTGCCCACAGGATTCATACCATTATGGACTCCAGTAGAGTCATG GTTTTAAATCAAGGAAAACTTGTTGAATTTGATACACCATATCAACTTCTACAGATAGAAGATGGATTCTTCAGAAATCTGGTCCAACAGACTGGAAAAGCCCAGGCAAAGGTTTTACAGACATTAGCTGAGAATTACCACAAAGAGAGATCttga
- the LOC117680662 gene encoding ATP-binding cassette sub-family C member 4-like isoform X5, which yields MMKIGAAGDKRIHLMNQIISGMRVIKMYCWEKPFSEIVFNIRGLEVSEIWKANIAKSINMGLFQSASVVISMALFGTAWYTGVPLSTQRIYSTLGWVFCLRFTIFLFMMHLVEDNKQLASSLKRIQSFLTVEDMKVFSESEERAKSMEKRDVSVCIRDMTASWLGPHPQDKGSFADNVQDQGMKKPFSLKNIDLDVRKGELLAVVGPVGSGKTSLLLSLLKEFPSETGQVCVQGRLGYMAQTPWVMSGTFQANVTFGENVEQERYRQVLHACALYKDLEFMRLGDQTLVGERGLLLSGGQKARLTLARTVYRKADVYLLDDPLGAVDTEVGSHLFQRCICELLRGTTRILVTHQLQYLRSADRIVLLTEGKVVSVGTYDELVRQGTEFSSILTRYEKDIEDKNGRQEKSVNVQGEKSTEAVGDCEFGETGDVGWNVYKDYYLSGRPWLYLPLTIFLLLIAYAVYGYGDWHLAKWAELSDSLNLRTQNGSYSLYPVMDKISPVHPTLLSNFTTEGSLITLQGDELMQQYLVAMSVFVVGISLFSLVYFRMSVIISKRLHNNVFRVVMGAKTHFFDSNPVGQILNKFARDLGLIDSVIPTLTNTVVEIIVRLAMQIGITCIINPYLLLPLTPLVIVIYLVRWFSLPTTRNMKRLEAMTQSPIFSHISDTLVGLQSIRALGMSQKFLRDFDRFQDRHTSAFFLFLSANRWFSLRSLFFLDIYFILVILLSLVLRDMIGLSGGLFGMALNYLLTMADPFESMMRKSADLNTQMTSVERIMSYTKLEQEAPKVSNSPPPCSWPQNGEIKLVNVGLQYSSDTDQVLHNITCLINSREKIGIVGRTGTGKSSLLAALLRLAEPTGEIYIDDVNVLKIGLHKLRNKISVIPQDPVLFSGTLRKNLDPFEEYTDDQLWIALEQVQLKVKVQSEREGLYMEVFDSGQNMSVGQKQLVCLARAILRQNNILVLDEVTANVDHNTDRLIQETIRSRFKNCTVLTVAHRIHTIMDSSRVMVLNQGKLVEFDTPYQLLQIEDGFFRNLVQQTGKAQAKVLQTLAENYHKERS from the exons AT GATGAAGATAGGAGCTGCAGGAGACAAAAGGATCCATTTGATGAACCAGATAATCTCTGGGATGAGAGTTATTAAAATGTACTGCTGGGAGAAACCATTCAGTGAAATTGTGTTTAACATCAGAGG ATTAGAGGTGTCCGAGATATGGAAAGCCAATATTGCCAAGTCCATCAACATGGGTTTGTTCCAGAGTGCCTCTGTGGTCATCAGCATGGCCCTGTTTGGAACAGCGTGGTACACGGGGGTTCCCCTGTCCACCCAGAGGATCTACAGCACCCTGGGCTGGGTCTTTTGTCTCCGCTTTACCATCTTCCTCTTTATGATGCATCTGGTGGAAGATAACAAGCAGCTGGCATCTTCCCTCAAAAGAATACAG TCTTTCCTCACAGTGGAGGATATGAAGGTCTTTTCCGAGTCTGAAGAGAGGGCCAAGTCGATGGAGAAGAGGGATGTGTCTGTCTGTATCAGGGACATGACCGCCAGCTGGCTCGGGCCCCACCCCCAGGACAAGGGGAGTTTTGCCGATAACGTTCAAGACCAG GGGATGAAAAAACCATTTTCTTTGAAGAATATTGATCTTGATGTCAGAAAG GGAGAACTCCTGGCAGTAGTGGGGCCAGTTGGTTCTGGAAAG ACATCTCTTCTTTTGAGCCTTCTTAAAGAATTTCCGTCTGAGACAGGACAGGTTTGTGTGCAGGGCAGGCTGGGATACATGGCTCAGACGCCGTGGGTCATGTCTGGAACCTTTCAGGCCAACGTCACGTTTGGAGAGAATGTGGAGCAAGAGAGATATCGCCAGGTGCTACATGCGTGTGCTTTATACAAG GACCTTGAGTTCATGAGACTAGGTGACCAGACCTTGGTTGGTGAGAGAGGTTTGTTGCTGAGCGGGGGTCAGAAGGCCAGACTCACACTTGCAAG GACGGTGTACAGGAAGGCAGATGTGTACCTTCTGGACGATCCCCTGGGGGCGGTGGACACAGAAGTGGGCAGTCACCTGTTCCAGAG ATGTATTTGTGAGTTGCTGAGAGGGACCACCAGGATTTTGGTGACTCATCAGCTGCAGTATCTAAGGTCAGCTGACAGAATTGTTCTTCTGACAGAG GGTAAAGTGGTAAGTGTTGGAACATATGATGAACTCGTGAGACAGGGGACAGAATTTTCCTCGATCCTTACTAGGTATGAAAAAGACATAGAAGACAAAAATGGGAGGCAGGAAAAATCTGTCAATGTACAGGGAGAAAAG AGCACTGAGGCGGTCGGTGATTGTGAATTTGGGGAGACCGGGGACGTTGGTTGGAATGTCTACAAGGACTACTACCTCTCCGGCCGGCCATGGCTGTACCTACCACTGACCATATTCCTTCTTCTGATTGCCTAT GCTGTTTATGGATATGGAGACTGGCATCTAGCTAAATG GGCTGAACTCTCAGATTCTCTTAACTTAAGGACACAAAATGGATCATATTCGCTTTATCCAGTGATGGATAAAATTTCCCCTGTACACCCAACTCTCCTCAGCAACTTTACCACCGAGGGGTCCCTAATCACCCTCCAGGGAGACGAGTTGATGCAGCAGTACCTGGTGGCCATGTCTGTCTTTGTGGTGGGAATCAGCCTCTTCAGCCTGGTGTACTTCAGAATGTCAGTCATTATCAGCAAGAGACTTCACAACAACGTGTTCCGGGTGGTGATGGGGGCCAAGACCCATTTCTTTGACTCAAACCCTGTGG GTCAAATATTGAACAAATTTGCAAGAGACTTGGGATTGATAGATTCAGTCATACCTACATTAACAAACACTGTTGTAGAG ATAATCGTTCGCTTGGCCATGCAAATTGGTATAACCTGTATCATCAATCCATACTTGCTGTTACCTCTGACTCCCTTGGTTATAGTGATTTACCTAGTAAGATGGTTTTCGTTACCGACCACCAGAAATATGAAACGCTTAGAGGCCATGA CCCAGAGTCCTATCTTCTCCCACATCTCGGACACTCTGGTGGGTCTCCAGTCAATCCGAGCCCTGGGGATGAGTCAAAAGTTCCTGCGGGATTTTGACAGATTCCAGGACCGACACACCAGCGCCTTCTTCCTGTTTCTGTCCGCCAACCGCTGGTTCAGTCTGCGCTCTCTATTCTTCCTTGACATCTACTTTATCCTTGTCATCCTGTTGTCATTGGTTCTCAGGGACA TGATTGGATTATCCGGGGGACTCTTTGGAATGGCTCTTAACTATTTGCTGACAATGGCCGACCCTTTTGAGAGCATGATGAGAAAATCTGCTGACCTTAACACACAG ATGACATCTGTGGAAAGAATCATGTCTTACACAAAGTTAGAACAGGAGGCACCAAAAGTCTCCAATTCCCCGCCCCCTTGCTCTTGGCCTCAAAATGGGGAGATTAAACTAGTCAATGTAGGACTACAGTACTCATCTGATACTGACCAAGTCTTACACAATATAACCTGCCTTATCAACAGCAGAGAGAAG ATTGGGATTGTGGGGAGGACTGGAACAGGGAAAAGTTCTTTACTGGCCGCTTTACTGAGGTTAGCTGAGCCTACAGGAGAGATTTACATCGACGATGTCAATGTGTTAAAAATCGGCCTACACAAACTCAGAAATAAAATCTCTGTCATTCCACAG gATCCAGTATTATTCAGTGGTACTTTAAGGAAAAATTTGGATCCTTTTGAGGAATACACAGATGACCAGCTATGGATAGCACTAGAACAG GTGCAACTCAAGGTGAAAGTTCAGAGTGAGAGGGAGGGACTGTACATGGAGGTGTTTGACAGCGGACAGAACATGAGTGTGGGGCAGAAACAGCTTGTGTGTCTGGCCAGGGCCATCCTCCGACAGAACAACATACTGGTGCTGGACGAGGTCACGGCTAATGTGGATCACAA CACTGACAGGTTGATACAGGAAACAATTAGAAGTCGGTTCAAGAATTGTACGGTCCTGACAGTTGCCCACAGGATTCATACCATTATGGACTCCAGTAGAGTCATG GTTTTAAATCAAGGAAAACTTGTTGAATTTGATACACCATATCAACTTCTACAGATAGAAGATGGATTCTTCAGAAATCTGGTCCAACAGACTGGAAAAGCCCAGGCAAAGGTTTTACAGACATTAGCTGAGAATTACCACAAAGAGAGATCttga